In Gossypium arboreum isolate Shixiya-1 chromosome 6, ASM2569848v2, whole genome shotgun sequence, the following are encoded in one genomic region:
- the LOC108485992 gene encoding ribonuclease 1-like, whose amino-acid sequence MGIKQFIGYALLVLASLVVSAQGSDFEFYKLSLIWPSSACYPLSNCTTPLPTFFTIHGLWPTFANDTAVPAYGPNNRCNANPVGPDAAVAKLTPVQDRLNERWPNLRAGVENSVFWRHEWQKHGICSDYYKDPLSYFNDTLNLATSTTFDPFKALGVQPSDTPYLLNTLLQNVYTKMGAYPQISCSQRSGGALYLREIRFCLKRTKKTPPSVVQSCPTTVAGGCKDPLTDNVHFPPAN is encoded by the exons ATGGGTATTAAGCAATTTATAGGTTATGCTTTACTTGTGTTAGCAAGCTTGGTGGTGTCAGCTCAGGGCTCtgattttgaattttataaactGAGTCTGATATGGCCAAGTTCTGCATGTTATCCACTCTCCAACTGTACGACTCCATTACCTACTTTCTTTACCATCCATGGGTTATGGCCAACATTTGCCAATGACACCGCAGTTCCTGCTTATGGGCCTAACAATAGATGCAATGCCAATCCTGTTGGTCCCGATGCTGCTGTG GCTAAACTAACACCCGTTCAAGACAGACTAAACGAAAGGTGGCCAAACCTTAGGGCAGGGGTTGAAAACTCTGTTTTTTGGAGACATGAATGGCAAAAACATGGGATATGCTCTGATTATTATAAAGATCCCTTGAGTTATTTTAATGATACCTTAAATCTTGCAACTTCCACCACATTCGACCCTTTCAAAG CTTTGGGAGTTCAACCATCAGACACTCCCTATCTTTTAAACACATTGCTACAAAATGTGTACACGAAAATGGGAGCCTATCCTCAAATCTCATGCAGTCAACGATCAGGAGGCGCACTTTATCTGAGAGAGATCCGTTTCTGCCTCAAAAGGACCAAGAAAACGCCACCTTCGGTGGTTCAAAGCTGCCCCACCACAGTTGCCGGTGGATGTAAAGACCCTCTCACCGACAATGTTCACTTTCCCCCTGCCAATTAG
- the LOC108485091 gene encoding ribonuclease S-7-like, protein MIIKQLLVFAAAVMLASLVVSVNGSNFAFYKLSLTWPNSVCKMTTCKTPIPTYFTIHGLWPTFGNDIPVPPYNPTSNKCNPNPTSPDDIVGELAPIKGELDKKWPNLWVRKTNVDFWKIQWQHHGMCSDYPHDPLDYFKDTLNLAQSKRFDPFKALGVQPSDQTPHLLHTLLENAYKNFGAYPQITCSMPKKGILLLKEIRFCLKRTKKTPPSVVQNCPTNVGDRCTNPLTDYVWLRATPTIFGPHNVTSDLLAST, encoded by the exons ATGATTATTAAGCAATTATTAGTTTTTGCTGCAGCTGTGATGCTAGCAAGCCTGGTAGTGTCAGTTAATGGGAGTAATTTCGCATTTTATAAGCTGAGTTTGACATGGCCGAATTCAGTATGTAAGATGACCACCTGTAAGACACCCATACCCACATATTTCACCATCCATGGCTTATGGCCAACATTTGGCAATGATATCCCGGTTCCTCCTTATAATCCAACTTCTAATAAATGCAATCCTAATCCTACATCTCCAGATGATATTGTG GGCGAATTGGCACCCATTAAAGGTGAATTAGACAAAAAGTGGCCAAACCTTTGGGTGCGCAAAACCAACGTTGATTTTTGGAAAATCCAATGGCAACACCATGGAATGTGCTCTGATTATCCTCACGATCCTTTGGATTATTTCAAAGATACCTTAAATTTAGCTCAATCCAAACGCTTCGACCCATTCAAAG CTCTGGGAGTTCAACCATCAGATCAAACTCCACATCTATTGCACACTTTATTAGAAAACGCATACAAAAACTTTGGAGCCTATCCTCAAATTACATGCAGCATGCCAAAGAAAGGTATACTTTTGTTGAAGGAGATTCGTTTTTGCCTTAAAAGAACCAAGAAAACACCACCTTCTGTGGTTCAAAATTGCCCCACCAATGTTGGTGATCGATGTACTAACCCTCTCACTGACTATGTTTGGCTTCGTGCAACTCCTACCATTTTTGGCCCTCATAATGTAACTTCGGACTTATTGGCTTCTACTTAG